A single Pseudomonas brassicacearum DNA region contains:
- the fic gene encoding protein adenylyltransferase Fic codes for MTAAPYVWQADKPYNQLPRLPPAAELETRAVLKRCIEARTALAELKQAAELIPNQTVLINTIPLLEAKDSSEIESIVTTTDLLFQHAQEADGHADPATKEALRYRKALHHGFLSLAERPLSTGTAVEICRTLKGVNMDIRRVPGTQLANDRTGEIIYTPPDGEDHLRDLLANWERFLHNETDLDPLVRMAVGHYQFEAIHPFTDGNGRTGRVLNTLFLIQEGLLNLPILYLSRYIIAHRADYYRLLLDVTREQAWEPWLLYMLSAVEETARWTCAKIAAIRSLSEHTTQFVREQLPKIYSRELVDVIFEQPYCRIHNLVEKQIAGRQAASRYLKDLVDVGVLQEAQVGKEKLFIHPKLMQLLTRDNNEFRPYA; via the coding sequence ATGACTGCAGCGCCTTACGTCTGGCAGGCCGATAAGCCGTATAACCAATTACCGCGTCTGCCTCCAGCAGCCGAACTGGAAACCCGTGCAGTACTCAAGCGCTGTATCGAGGCGCGCACGGCCTTGGCTGAGTTGAAGCAGGCAGCCGAACTGATACCCAACCAAACGGTACTGATCAACACCATTCCCTTGCTGGAAGCCAAGGACAGTTCCGAGATCGAAAGTATCGTCACCACCACGGACTTGCTCTTTCAGCATGCCCAGGAGGCTGACGGCCATGCTGATCCGGCGACCAAGGAAGCCTTGCGTTATCGCAAAGCCCTACACCACGGCTTCCTGTCGCTTGCCGAGCGCCCCTTATCCACGGGCACCGCAGTCGAAATCTGCCGCACGCTAAAGGGCGTAAACATGGACATTCGACGCGTACCCGGCACCCAATTGGCCAACGACCGTACCGGCGAAATCATCTACACCCCACCGGACGGCGAAGATCATCTACGTGATTTGCTCGCCAACTGGGAGCGCTTCCTGCACAACGAGACGGATTTGGACCCGCTGGTGCGTATGGCCGTCGGGCACTACCAGTTCGAGGCTATTCACCCGTTCACCGATGGCAATGGCCGTACCGGGAGGGTGCTTAATACGCTGTTCCTGATTCAGGAGGGGCTGCTGAATCTACCGATTCTCTATCTCAGCCGTTACATCATTGCCCACCGAGCCGACTACTACCGTCTCCTGCTCGACGTCACCCGCGAACAGGCATGGGAGCCCTGGCTGCTCTACATGCTTAGCGCCGTGGAAGAAACCGCCCGCTGGACCTGCGCCAAAATCGCCGCCATCCGCAGCCTGTCCGAACACACGACCCAATTCGTTCGTGAGCAACTGCCGAAAATCTATTCCCGTGAATTGGTGGATGTGATCTTCGAACAACCGTATTGCCGCATCCATAACCTCGTCGAGAAACAAATTGCCGGGCGCCAGGCTGCCTCTCGCTACCTCAAAGATCTCGTTGACGTCGGCGTTCTCCAGGAAGCGCAGGTCGGCAAGGAAAAGCTCTTTATCCACCCGAAACTGATGCAGTTGTTGACTCGGGATAACAATGAGTTCAGGCCTTATGCCTGA
- a CDS encoding glycoside hydrolase family 68 protein encodes MKTTTEKFGVTPHQPSLWTRADALKVRADDPTTTQPLVSADFPVLNNDVFIWDTMPLRDLDGNVTSVDGWSVIFTLTADRHPNDPQYLDEDGNYDILRDWNDRHGRAKMYYWFSRTGKNWEFGGRVMAEGVSPTAREWAGTPILLNDRGEVDLYYTAVTPGATIVKVRGRVVTTEHGVSMVGFEKVKPLFEADGNMYQTEAQNAFWGFRDPWPFRDPKDGKLYMLFEGNVAGERGSHKVGEAEIGNVPPGYEDVGNSRYQTACVGIAVARDADGDDWEMLPPLLTAVGVNDQTERPHFVFQDGKYYLFTISHTFTYADGVTGPDGVYGFVADSLFGPYVPLNGSGLVLGNPSSQPFQTYSHYVMPNGLVTSFIDSVPTDETGTQIRVGGTEAPTVGMKIKGLQTFVVAEYDYGYIPPMLDVTLK; translated from the coding sequence ATGAAAACCACCACTGAAAAATTCGGTGTAACCCCCCATCAACCCAGCCTCTGGACCCGCGCTGATGCGTTGAAAGTCCGGGCGGATGACCCCACCACCACCCAGCCACTGGTCAGCGCGGATTTCCCGGTACTGAACAACGACGTGTTCATCTGGGACACCATGCCCCTGCGCGACTTGGACGGTAACGTGACGTCCGTCGATGGCTGGTCGGTGATCTTCACCCTGACGGCCGATCGTCATCCAAACGACCCGCAGTACCTCGACGAGGACGGTAACTACGACATCCTCCGCGATTGGAACGATCGTCACGGTCGGGCAAAGATGTACTACTGGTTTTCTCGCACCGGCAAGAACTGGGAATTCGGTGGCCGCGTGATGGCCGAAGGCGTTTCGCCGACCGCTCGCGAATGGGCCGGTACGCCGATCCTGTTGAACGACCGAGGTGAAGTGGACCTGTATTACACCGCCGTCACCCCAGGCGCGACCATCGTCAAGGTGCGCGGTCGGGTGGTGACCACTGAACACGGTGTCAGCATGGTCGGCTTCGAGAAGGTCAAGCCGCTGTTCGAGGCCGACGGCAACATGTACCAGACCGAAGCACAAAACGCCTTCTGGGGTTTCCGCGACCCATGGCCTTTCCGCGACCCGAAAGACGGCAAGCTCTACATGCTGTTCGAGGGCAACGTGGCCGGTGAGCGCGGCTCGCACAAAGTAGGAGAGGCAGAAATCGGCAACGTGCCGCCGGGTTATGAAGATGTCGGCAACTCGCGCTACCAGACCGCCTGTGTCGGCATCGCCGTAGCCCGCGATGCAGACGGTGACGACTGGGAAATGCTGCCGCCACTGCTGACCGCCGTCGGGGTAAACGACCAGACCGAGCGCCCGCACTTCGTGTTCCAGGATGGCAAGTACTACCTGTTCACGATTAGCCATACCTTCACCTATGCCGACGGTGTAACCGGGCCGGACGGGGTGTACGGTTTCGTCGCGGACTCGCTGTTCGGCCCTTACGTGCCACTGAACGGTTCCGGCCTGGTGCTGGGCAACCCGTCCTCGCAGCCATTCCAGACCTACTCGCACTATGTAATGCCAAACGGCCTGGTGACCTCCTTCATCGACAGCGTACCGACCGACGAAACCGGCACGCAGATTCGTGTCGGTGGCACCGAGGCGCCAACGGTGGGCATGAAAATAAAAGGGCTGCAGACGTTCGTGGTGGCCGAGTACGACTACGGTTACATCCCGCCGATGCTCGACGTCACCCTCAAGTAA